In Thermovirga sp., the following are encoded in one genomic region:
- the dctP gene encoding TRAP transporter substrate-binding protein DctP: MRLGRLITATLLAVLCVAFFGSASLAAVEVKMSYNGPADVENNAVHLYAVNFKRFVEEGSGGAVTIKLFPDSQLGNEEERMELLVKQGMNQPIINVASFAGVAPVFPEIYASAVPFMFDSYDAAHIFFDESRYWNRAKEEFRQRTGAYLLEAVEEGGFLAFTNDKRQIRTAEDFKGLRFRGMDEGQVILFESFGASGTPIPWTELYMALKSGVVDGQMNPAMYIKMGSLYEVQKYLTLANIQYSDQFLVINGDLLDSLPAEQRAVVIEAAKKANSLNRQAMQEADRKDIDFLTEKGMAAYSPGHEEMESFRKAGQPAYVEWLKTKVGQDWLNLALECARNANEKAK, from the coding sequence CTGCCGTGGAGGTTAAGATGTCCTACAATGGTCCCGCCGACGTGGAGAACAACGCCGTCCACCTTTACGCTGTCAATTTTAAGCGGTTTGTCGAAGAAGGCTCCGGGGGGGCTGTGACGATCAAGCTCTTCCCCGACAGCCAGCTTGGCAACGAGGAGGAGCGGATGGAACTCCTCGTCAAACAAGGGATGAACCAGCCGATCATCAATGTCGCGTCCTTCGCCGGAGTGGCACCGGTTTTTCCCGAGATTTACGCATCGGCCGTGCCCTTCATGTTCGACAGTTACGATGCCGCTCACATTTTCTTCGACGAGAGCCGCTACTGGAACAGGGCGAAGGAGGAGTTTCGCCAGCGCACCGGCGCCTACTTGTTGGAAGCCGTCGAAGAGGGAGGATTCCTGGCCTTTACCAACGACAAGAGGCAGATCAGGACCGCTGAAGACTTCAAGGGACTCCGCTTCCGCGGGATGGACGAGGGACAGGTTATCCTCTTTGAATCCTTCGGCGCCAGCGGTACCCCCATCCCTTGGACCGAGCTCTACATGGCCCTGAAGTCGGGCGTCGTCGATGGACAGATGAACCCCGCCATGTACATCAAGATGGGTAGCCTTTACGAAGTTCAGAAGTACCTCACCCTCGCCAACATCCAGTACTCCGACCAGTTCCTCGTGATCAACGGCGACCTTCTCGACTCGCTTCCCGCCGAGCAAAGGGCGGTCGTCATCGAAGCCGCGAAGAAAGCCAATTCGCTGAACAGGCAGGCCATGCAGGAGGCCGATAGGAAGGATATCGACTTCCTGACGGAAAAAGGCATGGCCGCCTACTCCCCTGGCCATGAGGAGATGGAATCCTTCCGGAAAGCGGGGCAGCCGGCCTACGTGGAGTGGCTGAAGACGAAGGTGGGACAGGACTGGCTGAACCTGGCCCTCGAGTGCGCAAGGAACGCCAACGAAAAGGCGAAGTAG